From the genome of Lentimonas sp. CC4, one region includes:
- a CDS encoding sulfatase-like hydrolase/transferase: MIKKLLLLILSLLALASANAEKLSSEVSPSVLSKAEGAKPSRQAQDRPNIVFVMTDDQRWDSFGCYGRPEFKTETIDQLSAEGVTFDNAFYAVAICCPSRATMMTGRYFASHQSGFAYPHNKGMSGPDFGDAYPALLKKAGYRTGFVGKFGFRIPRASWHDSFDFLALKSKTAPNGEIWPMDATLEKIYSRDRDPKERTIIKGDAMIHFLDTQPKDQPFMLSVSFDAVKNDSDRDMYGPDTEVFVNQEMTVHGNWVEGKNEKLPKVVLDYCRGGRMHLDRTSTPELYQKIVRRFATQGYTVDRQVKRLMDKLEAMGVKDNTVVIYTSDNGRFHGSHGLYDKAILYDDVVKQPLIIWDGRKVGKQPAARVDAMVSSTDVAPTIMALAGVEIPEKVEGVSLTGFLDGSVDLTDWREFVFMENLFIEEMFKAGRGQPRGVKIDHAALNADMIENNRSYRSRGVRSQKYKYFVYFEHTPAIEELYDIEKDPLEMNNLAANPEYASVLEALRKDTENLYEEYSEN, encoded by the coding sequence ATGATTAAGAAATTATTATTACTCATCCTCTCATTGCTTGCTCTAGCTTCAGCCAACGCGGAAAAGCTCTCGTCTGAGGTGAGCCCGTCTGTCCTGAGCAAAGCCGAGGGGGCGAAACCCTCGCGGCAGGCTCAGGATAGGCCAAATATCGTCTTCGTCATGACAGATGACCAACGGTGGGACAGCTTTGGTTGCTACGGTCGTCCTGAGTTCAAGACCGAAACCATCGATCAGCTGTCCGCAGAGGGCGTCACTTTTGATAATGCCTTTTACGCTGTGGCAATTTGTTGCCCCAGCCGTGCGACGATGATGACTGGCCGCTACTTTGCCAGCCATCAGAGCGGTTTCGCCTATCCACACAACAAGGGCATGAGCGGCCCGGACTTTGGAGACGCTTACCCTGCACTCCTGAAGAAAGCCGGGTATCGCACTGGATTTGTCGGCAAATTTGGATTTCGCATTCCTCGGGCGAGTTGGCATGACAGCTTCGACTTCCTCGCGCTCAAATCAAAAACGGCTCCCAACGGGGAGATCTGGCCTATGGATGCAACGCTCGAAAAAATCTACAGCAGGGATCGCGATCCGAAGGAGAGAACCATCATCAAAGGGGACGCGATGATCCATTTCCTGGACACCCAGCCGAAGGATCAACCTTTCATGCTGTCTGTGAGCTTCGATGCTGTGAAGAATGATAGTGATCGCGACATGTATGGGCCTGACACGGAAGTCTTCGTTAATCAGGAGATGACGGTTCATGGGAATTGGGTTGAGGGGAAGAATGAGAAACTACCCAAAGTAGTGCTCGATTATTGCAGGGGTGGTCGAATGCACTTGGACCGCACATCGACACCAGAGCTTTACCAAAAAATCGTCCGTCGCTTCGCCACCCAAGGCTATACCGTTGATCGCCAAGTGAAACGCCTTATGGACAAGCTTGAAGCGATGGGAGTGAAGGATAATACCGTGGTCATTTATACCAGTGACAATGGTCGCTTCCACGGCTCTCATGGTCTCTATGACAAGGCGATCTTGTATGATGACGTGGTCAAGCAGCCTCTGATTATCTGGGACGGCAGAAAAGTCGGCAAACAGCCGGCAGCCCGTGTGGATGCCATGGTTTCCTCCACCGACGTCGCTCCTACGATCATGGCGCTCGCAGGTGTGGAAATCCCGGAGAAGGTTGAGGGCGTGAGCCTCACTGGATTTCTTGATGGCTCCGTCGACCTCACTGACTGGAGGGAATTCGTCTTTATGGAAAACCTCTTCATCGAGGAAATGTTCAAGGCGGGCCGCGGCCAACCTAGAGGAGTCAAAATTGACCACGCGGCTCTGAACGCCGATATGATTGAAAACAATCGCTCCTATCGCAGTCGAGGCGTCCGCTCGCAGAAGTATAAATACTTCGTGTATTTCGAGCATACTCCAGCGATTGAAGAACTCTATGATATCGAAAAAGATCCGCTGGAGATGAACAATCTCGCCGCCAATCCAGAGTATGCGAGTGTCCTTGAAGCTTTACGAAAGGATACGGAGAACCTTTACGAGGAGTATTCGGAAAACTAG
- a CDS encoding arylsulfatase — protein MKLQTSHFVVALLATLFTASAWASRPPVMSSPVLSKTEASKPNVVILYADDMGVGDVSYGDPEAKIQTPNIDRLAAQGMTFTDGHSSSGICTPSRYALLTGQHHWRRFHGIVNAFEKSVFKPGEFTIARMFKEQGYATGAFGKWHLGWDWDSIRKPGVKARDPKAESYDWSKRFLGGPLDQGFDYYFGDGTINFPPYCWIENDRFLTIPTKPVIKSKPLAGGGGFRKGPMAEGWNPYDILPTTTEKTVEWIEKQTADQPFFVYLAFNSPHYPIVPNEAFHGTSKAGYYGDFVIETDAMVGKVLAALEKKGLAENTIVIFTADNGTESHAFKRLQEFDQWSSGEFRGLKQDLYEGGHRVPFIVSWPAGIEAGTRSDEVVSQVDFAATFAAITGYDLSGEVGIDSYNMLPVLAGEDYSSPLRVATVQNTAKGKYALRQGDWVFINTHTGANRSAPKAYLEHFDLTTFPKDTPGLLFNLKDDPRQSQNLYNENPERVAAMRGLLERYVAGEGCAPERP, from the coding sequence ATGAAACTCCAGACCTCACACTTCGTAGTCGCTTTGTTGGCGACTCTATTCACGGCTTCGGCGTGGGCTTCGCGTCCACCTGTGATGAGTTCGCCCGTCCTGAGCAAAACCGAAGCCTCGAAGCCGAATGTGGTCATTCTCTACGCCGATGATATGGGCGTGGGCGATGTCTCCTACGGTGACCCCGAAGCGAAGATTCAAACGCCAAACATTGATCGCTTAGCCGCACAAGGGATGACGTTTACCGACGGGCACAGCTCGTCGGGTATTTGCACGCCGAGCCGCTATGCATTGCTCACGGGGCAGCACCATTGGCGTCGCTTTCATGGTATTGTGAATGCGTTTGAGAAATCGGTTTTCAAACCCGGGGAGTTTACCATTGCCCGTATGTTCAAGGAGCAGGGCTATGCGACGGGTGCTTTTGGCAAGTGGCATCTCGGCTGGGATTGGGATTCCATTCGTAAGCCTGGAGTGAAGGCAAGGGATCCTAAGGCAGAGTCCTACGATTGGTCTAAACGCTTTCTAGGCGGACCGCTCGATCAAGGCTTTGACTACTACTTTGGCGATGGCACCATCAATTTCCCTCCCTATTGCTGGATCGAAAATGATCGCTTTCTGACGATACCGACAAAGCCAGTGATTAAGTCAAAGCCACTTGCTGGTGGTGGAGGCTTTAGAAAAGGCCCGATGGCCGAGGGGTGGAACCCGTATGACATCTTGCCGACGACGACTGAGAAAACGGTGGAGTGGATCGAAAAGCAAACTGCGGATCAACCCTTCTTCGTCTATCTCGCATTCAACTCGCCGCATTATCCGATTGTCCCCAATGAGGCATTTCATGGCACCTCCAAGGCGGGTTACTATGGCGACTTTGTCATTGAGACCGATGCGATGGTCGGCAAGGTCCTGGCCGCGTTGGAAAAGAAAGGTCTCGCCGAAAATACTATCGTCATTTTTACCGCTGACAACGGGACTGAAAGTCATGCCTTCAAGCGACTTCAGGAATTTGACCAATGGAGCTCCGGTGAATTTAGGGGCCTGAAGCAGGATCTCTATGAGGGGGGGCATCGGGTGCCGTTCATTGTCAGCTGGCCAGCTGGTATCGAAGCCGGAACCCGCTCGGATGAAGTGGTGAGTCAGGTCGATTTTGCCGCGACCTTTGCCGCGATCACCGGATATGATCTCAGTGGTGAGGTGGGCATCGACAGTTACAACATGCTGCCCGTATTGGCAGGTGAGGATTACTCGAGTCCGTTACGCGTCGCAACGGTGCAAAATACAGCGAAGGGTAAATATGCCTTACGCCAAGGGGACTGGGTATTCATCAACACGCATACAGGAGCCAATCGATCCGCACCGAAGGCATACCTCGAACACTTCGATCTAACGACTTTTCCGAAAGATACGCCCGGCTTGCTCTTCAATCTGAAAGACGACCCGCGACAGTCTCAAAACCTCTACAATGAAAACCCAGAACGAGTGGCTGCGATGCGTGGGCTCTTGGAGCGTTATGTCGCAGGCGAAGGCTGCGCTCCAGAGAGACCTTAA
- a CDS encoding arylsulfatase, translated as MKYKLLQLAAVAYATITVAVQAAERPNVVFFYADDMGYGEIQRFHPEASKVPTPHLNQLCDEGMMFTDAHTSASVCTPSRYALLTGRYNWRSTHQSRVVGGGKPCLIAPDRMTLASLFKEQGYQTAMFGKWHLNFEYETPKDAKKKKSLKDKWNVGSPVGTRIVDGPVTRGFDYFLGFHHSGSMSSLIENDTTIEYVDCREMMDRLTNSVVSYLDEYAAKASEEPFFLYYPMNSPHAPVVPKEEWKGRGGIEGEYPEFVAQTDDAVGQVLAANERNGFKENTIVIFGTDNGCHQSPSKFLKFGHSVSGPLRDKKASIYDGGHRIPFIVRWPEVVQAGTKSDQLICMTDIFATFSEYFAYDYANNTAEDSISFLPVLHGKEPQVVRENIVHHDIKGHFAVRSGDWKLILMPDNKAKGAKDKAAEFQLYNMQDDIAETTNLANEYPETVETLLALLKQQVADGRSTPGELQQNDAEVDLWKKDSKR; from the coding sequence ATGAAATATAAATTACTCCAATTAGCAGCGGTGGCATACGCCACTATTACGGTCGCCGTTCAGGCGGCAGAACGCCCAAATGTCGTTTTTTTCTACGCCGACGATATGGGCTATGGCGAGATCCAGCGCTTTCATCCCGAGGCGTCGAAAGTGCCGACGCCTCATTTGAATCAACTCTGCGATGAAGGCATGATGTTCACGGATGCCCACACCAGTGCATCCGTTTGCACGCCTTCGCGTTATGCGCTACTGACGGGGCGTTATAACTGGCGCTCAACGCATCAAAGCCGTGTGGTTGGAGGCGGGAAGCCGTGTTTGATTGCGCCGGATCGCATGACGCTCGCTTCGCTCTTTAAGGAGCAGGGCTACCAGACTGCCATGTTCGGTAAATGGCATTTGAATTTTGAGTATGAGACTCCCAAGGACGCGAAGAAAAAGAAAAGCTTAAAAGATAAGTGGAATGTAGGCAGTCCGGTCGGCACACGTATTGTGGATGGTCCTGTGACCCGTGGCTTTGATTACTTCCTCGGATTTCATCATTCCGGCTCCATGAGCAGCTTGATCGAGAATGATACAACCATCGAATATGTCGACTGCCGCGAAATGATGGATCGACTGACAAACTCGGTGGTGAGTTACCTTGATGAATACGCGGCGAAGGCTTCCGAGGAACCCTTCTTTCTCTACTACCCGATGAATTCACCACACGCTCCGGTCGTCCCGAAAGAAGAATGGAAAGGCCGTGGCGGTATTGAAGGGGAATATCCAGAATTCGTTGCGCAGACCGACGATGCGGTTGGGCAGGTTTTGGCAGCAAACGAGCGGAATGGTTTCAAGGAAAATACCATTGTGATCTTCGGCACGGATAATGGGTGCCACCAGTCGCCGTCAAAATTCCTAAAGTTTGGGCATTCTGTTTCAGGGCCACTCCGGGATAAGAAGGCAAGCATCTATGATGGTGGTCACCGCATTCCGTTCATCGTCCGCTGGCCTGAAGTGGTTCAGGCGGGGACGAAGAGTGATCAGTTGATCTGCATGACAGACATTTTTGCGACGTTTTCGGAATACTTCGCCTACGATTACGCAAACAATACGGCGGAAGACAGTATCAGCTTCCTCCCAGTATTACACGGCAAGGAGCCTCAGGTCGTGCGCGAAAATATTGTTCACCATGATATCAAGGGGCACTTTGCTGTGAGATCCGGTGACTGGAAATTGATTCTGATGCCAGATAATAAGGCGAAGGGCGCAAAAGACAAAGCGGCCGAATTCCAGCTCTACAATATGCAGGACGACATCGCGGAGACCACGAACCTCGCAAATGAGTATCCTGAAACAGTGGAAACACTCTTAGCATTGCTCAAACAGCAAGTCGCCGACGGACGAAGCACCCCCGGTGAACTTCAGCAGAATGATGCCGAAGTGGATCTCTGGAAGAAGGATAGCAAAAGGTAA
- a CDS encoding arylsulfatase produces the protein MKKISESIRFLTRSSIVTLSVTFGAFLGSLAEAETTKPNVIFIYADDMGIGDVSHNGGLAATPHIDRMAAEGMRFTDAHSASAVCTPSRYALLTGRYSWRTRLASVVFNNPDYAPLIEPEEPTVARLFNENGYDTAMVGKWHLGIKWQYIKDYEYGPGKKPHQGWDIDFSKPAIDTPTSHGFDSFWGIAASLDMPPYLYIENKTALTTEQIIKKRGREGPMDVNFQANQCLKDFARESVAYIDTHAKTDKPFFLYVPLTSPHSPVVPSEDWQGKSSLGRYGDFLMETDWVVGQVLDALDRNGLAENTLVIFSADNGASPSAGIPALKKKGHLVNGNLRGHKADIYEGGHRVPFVVRWPAVVESNSVTSRLTCQTDFIRTCAEILGVSLADNSGVDSVSFFSTLKDSSQVERSAVVHHSVNGSFAIRQGDWKLVLCSGSGGWTYPMPGKEPEGSPEVQLFNLAVDLGETNNLQAQHPERVEALTALLRNYVDHGRSTDGSQQKNAWDVDIGPNPRVPRTIY, from the coding sequence ATGAAAAAAATCTCTGAATCAATTCGTTTTTTAACAAGATCTTCCATTGTCACTCTGTCGGTGACTTTCGGTGCTTTTTTGGGCTCCTTAGCCGAAGCTGAAACGACTAAGCCGAATGTGATTTTTATTTATGCCGATGATATGGGCATAGGGGATGTCTCACATAATGGAGGCTTGGCCGCGACTCCGCATATTGACCGCATGGCAGCGGAGGGCATGCGTTTTACCGATGCGCATTCTGCTTCGGCCGTTTGCACACCTTCGCGTTATGCCTTATTAACTGGTCGCTACAGTTGGCGGACGCGTTTAGCGAGTGTGGTCTTTAATAATCCGGATTACGCTCCATTGATTGAGCCTGAAGAGCCGACTGTCGCCAGACTGTTCAATGAGAATGGCTATGACACAGCCATGGTAGGGAAGTGGCACTTAGGCATCAAGTGGCAGTATATAAAGGATTACGAGTATGGCCCTGGGAAAAAGCCGCACCAGGGGTGGGATATTGATTTCAGTAAGCCAGCTATAGATACGCCCACATCGCACGGGTTTGATTCTTTCTGGGGGATTGCGGCGTCTTTGGACATGCCGCCTTATCTTTATATTGAAAATAAGACTGCGCTGACTACTGAGCAAATTATCAAAAAACGTGGGCGCGAAGGGCCGATGGATGTCAATTTTCAAGCGAATCAATGCCTGAAGGACTTTGCTCGTGAGTCCGTCGCTTACATCGATACGCATGCGAAAACAGATAAGCCCTTTTTCCTCTATGTGCCCTTAACCTCGCCGCATTCCCCTGTTGTTCCCAGCGAGGATTGGCAAGGGAAGTCTTCACTGGGTCGTTACGGTGACTTCCTGATGGAGACTGATTGGGTAGTGGGTCAAGTGCTGGACGCTTTAGATCGGAATGGCCTTGCGGAGAATACCTTGGTGATCTTTTCCGCGGATAACGGAGCGTCTCCGTCTGCGGGGATTCCTGCTCTGAAGAAGAAGGGGCATTTGGTGAACGGAAACTTGCGTGGGCATAAGGCCGATATCTATGAAGGTGGGCACCGCGTGCCTTTCGTCGTTCGTTGGCCGGCCGTCGTAGAGTCAAATTCTGTAACAAGTCGCCTGACTTGCCAAACGGATTTCATCCGAACGTGTGCGGAGATTTTGGGCGTGAGCTTGGCTGATAATTCGGGCGTGGATAGTGTTTCGTTCTTCTCGACTTTGAAAGACTCATCGCAAGTCGAACGTAGTGCCGTGGTGCATCATTCCGTCAATGGTTCGTTTGCAATCCGTCAAGGTGACTGGAAGCTTGTTCTTTGCAGTGGATCGGGTGGTTGGACCTATCCTATGCCAGGTAAAGAGCCTGAGGGTTCGCCGGAGGTGCAGTTGTTTAATCTGGCGGTTGACCTAGGCGAAACAAACAATCTGCAGGCGCAGCATCCCGAACGAGTGGAGGCGCTGACAGCCTTGCTTCGTAACTATGTCGATCATGGTCGCAGCACAGACGGGTCACAGCAGAAAAACGCTTGGGATGTCGATATCGGCCCAAATCCTCGTGTGCCACGCACGATTTATTGA
- a CDS encoding sulfatase-like hydrolase/transferase, which produces MKKKNILVTTVILLTFTGNAFTQAASREKPIRQAQDRPNIVFLMTDDQRWDTLGCYGRPEFQTTNIDQLAEQGVIFDNAYQAVAICAPSRATIMTGRYFANHKAGFTYPFDVKLTPEDFDDTYPARLKQAGYRTGFVGKFNIYTQGVKPEDYFDYYAVGGKMLPKDDAALRHIFRGDRDPKERTIKKGDALIHFLDTQPKGQPFCISVSFDAVKNDKDKDMYGPHTEIFKDQVFSVPANWVEGENASLPDVVKNNARGYWLHKARTSTPELYQTLARRFATQGYTVDQEVGRLMEKLKEMGVLDNTIVIYTSDNGRFHGSQGLFDKCILYEEAVKQPLIIFDGRVPKEKRGRREAAMISSTDMAPTILSLANVEVPQRMQGRELTSILNQTQDMSVWRDAVFMENLFLQDMFSARNKKVENLDEVNQQLIAENKSYRSRGVRTERFKYFIYNEHDPVIEELYDLENDPYEQNDLVSNPEYAEILSKLRKQTEDFHAGAVANQQL; this is translated from the coding sequence ATGAAAAAGAAAAATATTTTAGTAACAACGGTGATCCTGCTCACGTTTACAGGAAATGCCTTTACCCAAGCAGCTTCACGCGAGAAGCCCATTCGGCAGGCTCAGGACAGGCCAAATATCGTCTTCCTGATGACCGACGACCAACGTTGGGATACTCTCGGCTGTTACGGTCGTCCAGAGTTTCAGACCACAAATATCGATCAACTGGCCGAGCAAGGGGTGATCTTTGATAACGCCTATCAGGCGGTCGCGATCTGTGCGCCCAGTCGGGCGACGATTATGACAGGCCGTTATTTTGCGAATCACAAGGCGGGTTTCACTTATCCGTTTGATGTGAAGCTAACACCGGAAGATTTCGACGACACCTATCCGGCCAGACTCAAGCAAGCGGGTTATCGCACGGGATTTGTCGGTAAGTTCAACATCTACACCCAAGGCGTGAAGCCAGAAGACTATTTCGATTACTACGCGGTAGGAGGTAAGATGTTGCCGAAGGACGATGCGGCCCTGAGGCATATCTTCCGCGGCGACCGTGATCCTAAAGAGCGCACGATCAAGAAAGGTGATGCGCTGATTCACTTTTTGGACACGCAGCCGAAGGGGCAGCCGTTCTGTATCTCGGTCAGTTTCGACGCCGTGAAAAATGACAAAGATAAAGACATGTATGGGCCGCATACGGAGATCTTTAAGGATCAGGTGTTTTCCGTTCCAGCCAACTGGGTGGAAGGGGAGAACGCGTCCTTGCCCGATGTCGTCAAAAATAATGCGCGCGGTTACTGGCTGCATAAGGCCAGAACCTCCACGCCGGAACTCTATCAGACGCTTGCCCGACGTTTTGCGACACAAGGATACACAGTGGATCAGGAGGTAGGTAGGCTCATGGAAAAGCTCAAAGAGATGGGAGTCTTGGACAACACGATCGTGATCTATACCAGTGACAACGGCAGGTTTCACGGATCTCAGGGGCTGTTTGATAAATGTATTCTTTACGAAGAAGCGGTGAAGCAACCGTTGATTATTTTTGATGGCCGGGTTCCGAAAGAGAAGCGAGGTCGGCGTGAGGCAGCAATGATTTCATCCACCGATATGGCGCCGACGATTCTTTCCTTGGCGAATGTGGAAGTGCCGCAACGGATGCAGGGACGCGAATTGACCAGCATTTTAAATCAGACTCAGGATATGTCGGTGTGGCGTGATGCCGTCTTTATGGAGAATCTGTTCCTGCAGGATATGTTCAGCGCGCGCAATAAGAAGGTGGAGAATCTGGATGAGGTGAACCAGCAGTTGATAGCCGAGAATAAATCCTACCGTTCCAGAGGAGTTCGCACGGAGCGCTTCAAATACTTCATCTATAATGAGCACGATCCGGTGATCGAAGAACTCTATGATCTGGAGAACGATCCATATGAGCAGAACGACCTCGTCTCCAATCCGGAATACGCTGAAATTTTATCGAAACTGCGTAAGCAAACGGAAGACTTTCATGCGGGAGCCGTCGCTAACCAGCAACTTTGA
- a CDS encoding histidine phosphatase family protein, translated as MKPYLILTLALSVLCANVADAGLKIYYIRHAEGGHNVKSTWEKKGIPKSEWPAYVGDPNAFTPKGLTQVVSATEKLQQYDFDFVITSPMWRVRNTIAPYLKVTNKQAEVWPELREGKGMVTILSDEIPDVTIEILNKGDTIVIPENETDLFSVRSGGEKNYKRYPRDSTDNEKVAYMKHVTLHAIELIEERCGDSDQSILVAGHNSAGVSLLKLLLQEAPTGEARRGLDNTGLWMVEQQADGSYKLMMYNDKPYTQE; from the coding sequence ATGAAACCATATTTAATTCTAACACTAGCCTTGTCTGTTCTGTGCGCCAATGTGGCGGACGCCGGTCTCAAAATATACTATATCCGCCATGCTGAAGGTGGGCATAATGTTAAAAGCACCTGGGAGAAAAAAGGTATTCCGAAGTCCGAATGGCCCGCTTATGTCGGCGATCCGAATGCATTCACCCCTAAAGGGCTCACGCAGGTGGTCAGCGCTACCGAAAAGCTTCAACAGTATGATTTCGATTTTGTGATCACCAGCCCCATGTGGCGTGTGCGTAATACGATCGCACCTTATCTGAAAGTGACCAATAAGCAGGCCGAAGTTTGGCCTGAATTGAGGGAGGGGAAGGGGATGGTGACGATCCTTTCGGATGAGATACCAGACGTGACGATCGAGATCTTAAACAAAGGCGACACCATTGTTATCCCAGAAAACGAGACAGACCTCTTTTCGGTTCGTTCGGGAGGCGAGAAGAACTACAAGCGCTATCCTAGAGATAGCACCGATAACGAGAAGGTCGCGTATATGAAGCATGTCACGCTACATGCGATCGAATTGATAGAGGAGCGTTGCGGTGATTCTGATCAGTCTATTCTGGTTGCAGGACATAATAGCGCTGGGGTGTCGCTGTTGAAATTATTGCTTCAAGAAGCACCCACCGGAGAAGCCAGAAGGGGCTTGGATAATACCGGGCTTTGGATGGTCGAGCAGCAGGCGGATGGTTCTTACAAATTAATGATGTATAACGACAAACCTTATACGCAGGAGTAG
- a CDS encoding alpha-L-fucosidase, producing the protein MSKKWFYTGLAGILMLSGSHGFSAAIDKDLAEDPYKLAQQKEHQGVEGKPWQSMTTEELRTWARENMHNKVSGKLIDAAAHPEWEWFRKSGLGLFLHWGPAGVEPNNGEAWAMVWSKGKENAGREFILPEDMFAVAETWNPKRYDPDKWMAAASKAGFGYTVLTARHHDGYCLWPSEHGTWDTGDHMQGRDLVKDYVEACRKYNLRVGLYYSGPNWHYDYKNREFMNPPIDAFRLNYKHERIDASNDLIPLMATSSPEEKSESTAQVRELMTQYGDIDMMWWDGSVIMTPQELAQLQPNIFVARGMIATPEGKHHGVSEKVKISNECGYWWELCIKSENTFTPNWHYGVECETNHWDTNKLLTELVRCRSLGGNLLVNIPPRGNGEMMEWYYTLCDEMSEWMKHSSEATYDVDQDAPLPTLDKTENFTTKRGNIYYSLPDTNNLVLINDVTKPKLVTLLRTGESMNFEFNDGTLRVVLPRRMETKLPDMVKIVF; encoded by the coding sequence ATGAGTAAAAAATGGTTTTATACAGGTCTCGCAGGCATACTGATGCTGTCGGGAAGTCACGGGTTTTCAGCTGCGATCGATAAAGATCTGGCGGAAGATCCATATAAGTTAGCTCAGCAGAAGGAGCATCAGGGCGTTGAGGGCAAACCTTGGCAATCGATGACGACAGAGGAACTGCGGACTTGGGCGCGGGAAAATATGCACAACAAGGTCAGCGGGAAATTGATCGATGCTGCTGCGCATCCCGAATGGGAATGGTTTCGTAAGTCGGGCTTGGGCCTTTTTCTCCATTGGGGTCCCGCGGGTGTGGAGCCTAATAATGGCGAGGCATGGGCGATGGTCTGGTCCAAAGGAAAGGAAAACGCTGGGCGTGAATTTATTTTGCCGGAAGATATGTTTGCCGTAGCGGAAACATGGAATCCTAAGCGCTATGATCCGGATAAATGGATGGCGGCTGCCTCCAAAGCTGGTTTTGGATATACTGTCCTAACTGCGCGTCATCATGATGGGTATTGCCTCTGGCCTAGTGAGCACGGGACTTGGGACACGGGCGATCACATGCAGGGGCGCGATTTGGTGAAGGATTATGTAGAAGCCTGTCGTAAGTATAACCTCCGGGTCGGGCTCTATTATTCGGGTCCGAATTGGCATTATGACTATAAGAATCGAGAATTCATGAATCCGCCAATCGATGCGTTCAGGCTGAACTACAAGCATGAGCGGATCGACGCCTCTAACGATTTGATTCCGCTCATGGCTACGAGTTCTCCTGAGGAAAAAAGCGAGTCCACCGCACAGGTTCGCGAACTGATGACTCAGTATGGCGACATCGATATGATGTGGTGGGATGGCAGTGTCATTATGACGCCACAGGAACTGGCTCAGCTACAGCCGAATATATTCGTAGCACGCGGTATGATCGCAACGCCGGAAGGAAAGCATCATGGCGTCAGTGAAAAGGTGAAGATTAGCAATGAATGTGGTTATTGGTGGGAGCTGTGCATCAAGTCGGAAAACACTTTCACGCCGAATTGGCACTATGGCGTTGAGTGTGAAACCAACCACTGGGATACGAACAAGTTGTTGACTGAACTGGTGCGCTGTCGCTCGCTCGGCGGCAACCTACTGGTGAACATCCCGCCGCGTGGTAATGGTGAGATGATGGAGTGGTATTACACGCTGTGTGATGAAATGAGCGAGTGGATGAAGCATTCGAGCGAAGCCACCTATGACGTCGATCAAGACGCACCGCTACCGACCTTGGATAAGACTGAGAACTTCACGACGAAGCGGGGGAATATTTATTACTCCTTACCTGATACGAATAATTTGGTTTTGATTAATGATGTGACAAAGCCGAAATTAGTAACGTTACTAAGAACGGGCGAATCGATGAATTTCGAATTTAACGATGGAACACTGAGAGTCGTTTTACCTCGTCGGATGGAAACGAAACTTCCGGATATGGTTAAAATTGTATTCTAG
- a CDS encoding PEP-CTERM sorting domain-containing protein — protein sequence MLIACVALFQTSNATADVLVGYDFGTTGSTTFGTTTVASGVSGSDVTNGSLSTFIIDDFGYASDSVLQAAPTNSLTSTAALAVANDSYFEFTITPDASQAVTFTSLTFNAAKGGSSGTARGYVVRSSVDSFATDLGTADLTTVRDWTPVSISLSGGSFDNLVAATTFRIYTYSNSTARSVEYDDFALNGSVIPEPGTYALLAGLTGLVAVMVRRRR from the coding sequence ATGCTTATAGCATGCGTGGCTCTTTTTCAAACTTCGAATGCCACCGCTGATGTGCTAGTTGGCTATGACTTTGGAACAACCGGTTCTACGACCTTTGGCACGACCACGGTTGCATCGGGGGTTTCTGGTTCAGATGTCACGAATGGATCGCTTTCCACTTTTATAATCGATGATTTCGGATATGCTTCTGACTCCGTTCTTCAGGCAGCTCCCACTAATTCGCTCACAAGCACCGCGGCGCTTGCAGTGGCGAATGATAGCTACTTCGAATTCACCATTACTCCTGATGCATCACAGGCCGTGACTTTCACGAGTTTGACATTTAATGCTGCAAAGGGTGGCAGCTCAGGCACAGCCCGCGGTTATGTTGTTCGATCCAGTGTGGATAGCTTTGCAACTGACCTGGGAACTGCAGATCTCACGACAGTTCGCGATTGGACACCAGTCAGTATTAGCCTTTCCGGTGGATCGTTTGATAATCTAGTAGCAGCTACAACATTCAGGATTTATACTTACTCGAATTCAACCGCCCGTAGCGTCGAGTATGACGATTTTGCTTTGAACGGTAGCGTCATCCCAGAACCAGGCACCTATGCGCTACTCGCGGGTCTCACTGGTTTGGTCGCTGTGATGGTTCGCCGTCGTCGTTAG